The genome window taaagaaaataataaaagaataaagagATTATTTGACCAGCGAATATTAAACATGATAGGTAAAATAAAGTCACGAAGATAATTTTGTGCACCTTTAGTGGtgcacttattattattactattattgcTGTTGTTGTTATTAGTTTTGCCAACAAAAACAAAGACCATTAGACTTGGagattgtttgtgtttgaatGTTTGATTGAAGAATTTGTTGAGAAAAGATTGTACTTGTACAACTTTGATAGTGGGCTTGGTATGTTGGGCTTCGCTGTGCAATTTAGTACTGGGcttttatgttgttgatggGCTTGGATTAAGGCAGATTTGCTAGTGattttgttaagtttttttttttttttttttttttaaaacaagttttaaaaatatggATAATGTAAATATAAGAAACACTAAACATaagaaaagaattgaaattGTTATAAATCAAGACGGATCATTGTGTAAATTGTTGTACCATTTTCTCCCTGGAATGtattatagaattaaaaaaaaatacaaaagtagAAGAGAATAAGCAATCTTTTATTATTCAACCTTcaatctaatatatataaatgatgtACAAAGTTCTAGTATAACTATAAGTCTATAAATGATAGAAAAGATATTATCATAACATAATTTCTCTAGTAATGTCCACATTTATTTATGTATAACACTTTCCATTTGACATTACTATCAGACTTATGTCTCGTTAAAATTCTCACGAGAAAAAATCCAATGGAAAAACCTAATTTAGGAAAATAGTAATAGTGTGGAAATAAAATGAGAATTCAAATTCTAGTGTTTAGTTTGCATGAAtagaattatatattgagaatttaaatttcaatgtttgatATCCATGGAAATGGGAAtggaataaataatataaaaagtaaaatgctcatacttattattattattattattattattatattattattaatttattattaatcatcTTAAATAACAAGTAAATTTGTGTCAAAACTATAATATAATGCAGTTGTTATTTGGACACTTTGGATATAAACTTGTATCACTATAACATATTTAATAGCTTTCAAAATTTACTAAACCATGCAAGGTTAAGCTTCTTCATAAATTCACATTCAAAAaacttcataaaaataaaaatacacaacttaattaaacataataaaatgtttaaattttttgaatgaTTACTCTAAAAATCATAAACTTGCAGTTActattcctaaagtctattccttggCCTATTTCATTCTTTAGGGAATAACATTCTTATTGCCTAAAAATTCATCAAAAATTCATCATCCAAACGTGttgtttgggaagaaagaataaaaCTTGAATTTGAAGCTGAAGTTACAGCATCTTTAAAGTTATAATATATCCTGAAGTGCAGTACATTGAAGTATTGAACAACACAACAATTACTCCTAGTTGCCTATATACTTCTCCTGAGATTGTACAGGATGCTCAATATATAagtgaaaacaaaaaaagttaaatGAGGATTCTAAGTTGGAAACAACCTAAAATGTTTTTCCTAAGAACAATGCAACTGTTACAGAGAGCATCAAAATGGTGTTTACCTTAAAACCGGAGGACGAAACAACAGAAATCATGCGGGCGGGCGCATACAACCTCCCGGGAGGAGGAATCTGAAAATTTCAGCATTTTCGATCAAATAAGCGGGGAGGTGAACTGCAGATGCTGAAGGGGGAACGGATCCCATCTTCTTGATCAATTCTTTGAAGGTATACTCCTCGGGCAACATGTCGAAAAGATCAGCCCCTTGACAGATGAGGTTTTGGATCCTAGTATGGTCAAGAAACTCCCGATGCCTTACTCGGTCTGCGTGACTATATGCGGTCATCTTGAACACGAAATCTTTCAGATAGCGGAAGCAGAAGCTGCAGTGCCATCCCGCATCCGAGAGGATGCGGTCGGTCTGTCGAGAGTGTCGATATTGAGTCCACGGGCTGTAAATGTGGACCGTGGCACGCCAGCTGCTATAGTCCACGGGGAACTCAAAGGAGTATAAGTAGTGCCTCAGCTCGAGATGCAGAACGGGGGGCACCCCGTCACACCACTGCAGCAGTTTTATGGTATGGTGGCTCGGGATTTCATCAGTATCTGACATAATAAGAAGGTCACCATTGGATATACCTGCCCGTCGAAGCAACTGGTTCATTGCCACACGCTGCTCTGCCTCGAGCTTAAACGGATCCTCGTGTGACCTGTGGGATGCAACGCGCCCCGGGAATACACTGTGGACAATCTTTTCTGCAGCAAAGGAAAACCGGTTCTGATTCTGAGCAAAAATTAGAGACTTTGGAAGGCCAGTAAACGTCGTGTTCGCTTCTAATATCACAAATTTAGTCACATATGGGTGCAGTTCTTGCCACCTAATCTCGAGCAGGTCCAGCTCGTTGCTGAATATGACGGCATCAAATACCCGCCGGGGCTCAGTTCGAGCAGTCCAGCCATGTAGGCGACAAAGGTGTTCCATCGAAACATTTTCTGCATAGTAGTGAGGTAGGTGCTCAAATGGAGGCGGTGGGCTGTCCCATAGAGGACGGAAAAAGTACGAGATCTTCTGGACATGGTTTAAGATGCCAATGACACAAATCGGGACGAGTATAAAGactagaataaaataatatctcCGAGGAGATCGTCTGGTGGTAATGCAGAAAGGTCTTCGGGCCATGCTGTAAGAGACCACGATTCAAAGGCTCGACTAACATTGTGTCATTGTTACTTCTATTCTGATCTGCACATTTTCAAGTTTGAGTTAAGTAAACAACCAAATAAATCTTAACccaaaataaaatcataaacaCCAAAAATTATCAGGCATCACTGTTCTATTGGAAATGCAGAAACAGTAAAGGCGAATTAACATTCGTTAGCCATTAACAATCACGCTTAGTTTTTAATTAAACCTTACGACTAcgaaataatgaaaatttagaTTCAGTTGATCAATAAAACACACAAGAAGAAAGCTATGCTACACTTCTGTATCAACAAAGTTTGGCTATGGATAGTCTCACTAGCATTTTCTAGGGCTTTCTGCTTATCGATTCTGCAAGGGAAAAATTGGAACTTTTGTAAAAACTCAAAGGCCATAGAGGATTGGTAATCCACAATAGATAGCCCAATTGGATCAGTAAAGAAGTTGACTTATGACATAAAACTCAATTTACCTCTCAAATCAATTGAAACAAGCCTAGCTACCATAAGTATCAAGCAAAGATAGGAACTTCTTAAGTCCTTTATCCCTATCTGCCCAattctaggaccaaaaatgtaaGCATTTCTTACTGTACAATAACCATCAAAGAATTATATCTAAGCAACAAAAACTGAGATATGGAATCTGGGATTCTGGCATTCTTTTTCAAGTTCTAGGGGAAAGCAAAATTGCACCCAGAGTTGAGTTTCAATTGATTTTGTTCAGATTCTCTCAACTTATACAAAACCCACCAATGAAATTCCCATAACACCACTAAATTCACCCTTTTCATAAGATAAGAATATGCCCTGTTTAGTCCACACTACATTCCAAAATTTCTATTCCAGAAACAAAAGCTCATTGAATCTATAAAGCATCAGAATGCTGCTATTCATGAAGGGCAGAAAGGGAAACCCAAACTTTATctaccatttaaaaaaaaaaaaaaataaatctttattgctttaatacacttcattttttttagctCCCAATTCATGGAAATGCATTCATGAGGAAAAGTCAACTCAAGAAAAGGATTGAATGAAAAACCAGAAACACAAGCTTCCTTAAATCCAACCCAGAATAGCAAATTCAAATTGAATAGCAGCCCTAACATTACCAAGAAATCTAGAGAGAAAATGaataaagattcaaactttaatACCTCTCATCTGGGTTGCACAGACTTAGGAACCCAAGGTCAACCTATCACCAACATCTATATTCAGGGATATAAACAACAATATTGTATTTGCCGTTTATATCTATTTACATGTGTATTCCAACTGGGTTTGAATATGTTTCAGatagggaaaaaataaaaaatgcgaatggagaggagagagagagagagagaagactTCTGGTCCAGGAGTGAAGTTAGGGGTGAGGTAAGAAATGGCAGAGGGAAGAGAGGCTGTGATTCTCTACGCTCAAGATCATAGCAATCGGCATCTCAACCAATAAAAAGATGCTAGCTAGAAGCATAGCTTTCATGAAATTTGTTGTAAAACTTTCCCCATCGGAGTTTCCTATGAATTTTGCATAATATTAAAATAGATAAaatcaattttctatttttgtaaGTTTCCTATCATAAATCACTTTTTGAAGTCCTAAACTAATAAATGTATTATTGTAATTTGAGaaacataaatttataagaTTTTAGCGGTAGTGAccctctattttaatttttgctcttttaattttttaactgtAAAGGTtagactaatttttttttatgatcttCGAGGTTTTACATCTCCTCGACTTATTCATCATCAATAAAATCGACATtgcattaaaaaacataaactaATAAATAGCATGCCTAAAAAGTAGAGTAAAATAAGATAAGTatgatgttattatattattgttagatttttattgtaattaattcaacataaaattctattaaaattaatcaatGAAGTTATAATGAAAAGTAAATGCACTTATTTGGATGTAAAGAGTAAGAAAAAGAATAACATGAGGTTGTTTTTTGAATGATAACGCAAACTTGCAGTTACTAGCTATTTGATGATGTGTATTGaataatcaagaaaatcaatagGGCACTCCCTCTCTGAGTACATCTAAACTTATAATATTGTGGTTATTAAATcaacaatttaattatcatgACTTTACGCCCGGAACATGagattttaatttataacaCTTCGACATTGCCTAATCCACTACTAAAACTTTTTTAAACTTCAAAATTTAAGAGCGAGTCatataataatacatatagGAATTTAAGAATGTAATCTGTGAATGAGTAAATGGACATATATAGTTGTTCTGTGGTGTGTGTGTATGAAATAATGGAGGTAATCTTATATTGGAGATTGGAGGGACCCGTTGGGAATTACAagataaatttagaaaaaaaatattatttgaattagaTTAAGGTTTCGGACATGAGATTAAGGTGTTGTTTAGTACACATTTTTCAAAAACTAGCTGTTATTGACTTGAACAAGGATTTTAGACTTGGGGTCCAAAACGTATACAATGGGTTCAACAAGTCATATGagtgtcattaaatacaaaatgCCAAAAACGTATACAATGGGTTAGGGGTGTGATGGATACTCCTTGTTAGGGTGCCAgcctattttgaaaattttggtcTTAAAAAAAGGTTTGCTTTGTGTTAGATTTTATATTACTTGAGATCttataacaaaatcatattaCAAATAGAATTCTAccattttttttggatttgTGCCCAAGGTATCCTTCCAGCCGGCAGCCAGAAGACTAACCCTCGTCCCAACtgtcagcacactaagtggtaggggactggGCAAATGGTTTGCTCCCCCCAAActcatgcttaagggacaaggtgctgaaccaccacgccaaccatgttggttataGAATTCTACCATTGAAACAACTCTTGCAACATTTTTGATATTTTGTTCTTACCACTATTAACAAGATAATTGGACATGGTACTGGACCTGATCCgattctattatatattttaacttGGAGGAGTCAAAACAATTAACACGATTAAATAGTAACGGCCAGGCAGAGCATGTTGAACGATGCACTTAAAGCAGAGCccaacacacttattagaacACCGACCCATAAAGAGCAAAAGTTATGAAGGGGAGCGCACATCAATTATTAAGGAGCCGCGTCACTTAATGAGGGGAACCGTTACATTTATTTAGAGATCGTTGTGCCTACTAATATTGTAACCATTACTACTAGTATAAAGGTTGATCGAATATAACAACAAAGGAGGACACAATCTAAAACTTGTACCCAAACACACTAAGCAATACAATTCTATTTACTTACAAACATACCTGGTAGCATTATTAcagttaattattattattattattataagtccCTTTACATGttaattgataataataaataactaattttatcaaacatttttttctAAACCACTAATACAATTCGATAGTCAAAATTCCTGACACAATATGATAATTGTTAACATTTAAATGTTGATTGTCAAATAAGGCCAAGTGTCAAGCTAAATCTAAAGACTTGGAGGCAACAATGGAGGGTTGAAATCCAATTGGAAGCATATATGTAAACAAAGAGTTAATGATGATGGAAGGTTTGGATTGAAACTTTTGTGCACATATGAAGACTAAGATTAACCGGTAGACTGATTACGCGACTTACGGTTTATCTTCGTAGTGGCTCTAGGGGTGGGGGGACACCtaagtttttttaatttaacaaaGACACGTAACTATTgatgttaaatctaggggtattattgTTAAGTCAATCAATCACACATATGCCCAATCCAAGTATCCCAATATGATCAAttgtaattgttaaataaatgcattGGGGGTGGGGGTTGGTTGGTCAGATAAAGCTATAGGTTGATGCTTGAATccaacacaaagagtcaatatcgcctccactgagactcgaactcacaACCTCTCATATGAGTGAGTAACTTGGTGTTACTAGACCACAGGTCCTTGACTTTtcgtaaattaaaaaataaatgtattttgacaatattaaaaaataattttctttcatagattttaattcaataagaatgTGATCTCATcttaactatatataaatagtaaatactttatatatttataaattaacttTATATTACTAactcttatttaaaaaatagttttctCTCATAGATTTTAATTCAGTGACTAATCCCCTTCTCCATTCGCAAAGCCAAGGATCAAACCCTTGACCTTTGTTTAAGGGTGAATGAGTCTCCttcactcaaccacaccctctAGGTTTAATTCGATAATCCTACCACAAGTTAAAAAGGGAATctacttaataatcaaatacaaataatatccAATCAAATATTACTACATAAGGAGATGCTATTATAAGGTAAAGTTAGGATTAAAGTGTAGTGttaatcatttattatttgtgaaagGGTTTTTTAAAGCTTGTGTATTAAACTTCATTGTTCACTTCTATTTTTAGATTttcctgtgcctctcggagcgaacgtgggtggaccccggactgttaaacggacggagagaaagaccctgtaaatttaccaaaaaaaaaaaaacatataccaTAAAATTGTATCATCTATGAATTTGTTTGATACTATAACTATAAGATAATGGtacttttgaaataataatgataaataacTATCTTTTAGAGATTTTAATCtaagaagaataatattttAGCTTAAATCTATgagaataatttatatatttataataatttttactttacattttactatatgatttttatatttattctataagtgtatatgatttttatatttatttccaaAATTTCCCCCTTTAAtagcatttttctttaaattataattaaataaataaatcaatataattaaataaataaatctatgtTGTTTCattgtcaaaaataaataaataaatctataagtACTTGAGTAATAAAGTTAGAACTAACGGAAAATAATAATCtacatatatactatatttCCAGGATTAAAtacacattaaaaataaaattgaatttagCAATCTGTAAAAGTAAatgattaatatttgatatcaTCCATAATTCTGTAATATGtaggatgatttttttttgtaaatcgCTTAGGAATCGCCCATATTTAAAATCTAATTGAATAAGTaccaatactttttttttcttttttttgtgaaaaagaaaatttgaacCCTTACTCAAAAGTATGCACCGAGTAAACTTCACCCTTGCGTAATAGCTCACAAATCATATACGAAAAATAAATCTCACTGAGAAGGGACTTGACCAAGAGGTGTTGGCAAGAATCAATAAGTGTCAATACTTGTTACTTATACTGCATGGCCGTGACTAGTGAAGAATTAATAGAagagttataaaattgacttttaattggtatatatatatatatatatatatatatatagtactagtgactctgttacaatatagtatttgttcataattgttttttaaaaatagtatctgttcataattactttctcaacctactgaaatatAAAGAGACCGTAGCACCTCCACTGTCCACTGAGGAAGAGGCCACCCCATTTCACATGGAgggtgcaatcgggtgccactagaccacaaggtcattgacaaTTGACAAATATATTAGTTACTAACGATTTTTAAATTCTTGTGTGAGTATATATGTGATGctacttatatatttatatataaatcacAAGTTATTGGCTTTTTTCTAATTTGTCAGCAATTGTAAGACTATTTCAAGTAATTatattaaggcaaaaacttgtgtgagaccgtctcaccatgagacgggtcgggtcgggtcgggtcgggtcaagatgcaaatgttacacttatatgcacaaatgtcatacttatatgctcaaatgtaatactaattaggaataaaatttttgttacttattagggtaaatgtaatacttttaagggaaaatacaatatttttacatttcgatttaaaagtattacatttttcctcaaaagtattatatttgcccttataagtgagaggcacttgtcaacattacttattatgaaaaatatattactttttctcttataagtaacaaaaattgtatttttgattagtgttatatttgagcatataagtatgagatttgcacatatatgtatgagatttgcacatataattatgacatttacatggtgctttgacccgacccgacccgtctcacgaataaggatccgtgagacggtctcacacaccCTTAACCCTTATATTAAAGGTCTTCCATTGCCCTTCAAAGAAGAAATTAAGCATATACCGATTATTATTTTCCAAGTCAAGGTCTTCACTGGCCTACGTACAATGGGTGGACCACAAATGGAACCAAAAGTTCAAATAAGTAATATAGCTGTTATGATATGGATTGGATGGTGTTATTGCCAAAGACTTGGGTAATGTTGCATTCCCCTCAACTCTTAAGATCTATCTTTTAATTATTGGGGAAttaatctattaaaaaaaattcaacgctaattattattttcacaagattttttttttgagtactactgactttgttacaatgtagtatctgttcatagttactttctcaacctactgaagcacaacgagtcaacagttgcctccactgaggctcgaacccactcccatcatccatgtgggagtttTCACAAGATTCGTAGTGAAGCAATTACAAACAAATACACGAGTAATTAAATACACTATTAGCAAGTTTGGTTTACTCAGGAATATAATTATTTCATAGGAATGAAATAAGTAaggaataaaattgaaatttcattttattatttgttggttcgCCGGAAAAATGCATGAGAGAAGAAGAAGTATGCATAacaacaaaaatacataaagaTGCTCGGGACTCGGGAGTAACCTAATATCAGGACTTCCCTCGGgtattattttacaatattcAAATATTCACCTGACTCTATTACATATCTATTGAAGATTAatttcatgacctcccatttagaAAAATCACTACATGCCACTCAACCATAAGGTCATTGACTTCTCTCTCAGATCCATTTACAAGTATGGAAAATTGCTGAAACATATCCAACGCTGGAATTGGACTAGTGTACTCTAACTCAAAATATTGGGCTTTGACAGCCGTGCTGTACAATGGGTTTGGGCTAGAATACCCATGCcccaataaaaattataaataaaaagaattaagtaAATCCTTCAATTATTATCGAAACAGGAATTaagttattaatttaaaaaaatttcaattaaactcctaaatttggaaaaaaaaatgtgaaattaaaCTATATTTCACATGTAACCAATACGTTATCTGTGCGGACCAAACCCTTATTTGGCAGAGGCAATGACTGTCAGAGAA of Ipomoea triloba cultivar NCNSP0323 chromosome 3, ASM357664v1 contains these proteins:
- the LOC116011728 gene encoding beta-1,4-mannosyl-glycoprotein 4-beta-N-acetylglucosaminyltransferase; protein product: MARRPFCITTRRSPRRYYFILVFILVPICVIGILNHVQKISYFFRPLWDSPPPPFEHLPHYYAENVSMEHLCRLHGWTARTEPRRVFDAVIFSNELDLLEIRWQELHPYVTKFVILEANTTFTGLPKSLIFAQNQNRFSFAAEKIVHSVFPGRVASHRSHEDPFKLEAEQRVAMNQLLRRAGISNGDLLIMSDTDEIPSHHTIKLLQWCDGVPPVLHLELRHYLYSFEFPVDYSSWRATVHIYSPWTQYRHSRQTDRILSDAGWHCSFCFRYLKDFVFKMTAYSHADRVRHREFLDHTRIQNLICQGADLFDMLPEEYTFKELIKKMGSVPPSASAVHLPAYLIENAEIFRFLLPGGCMRPPA